AATTCTGGAGGAATATCCTCAACTAACGGTTGACGATATTTACGCTGCGATTGCTTATGGTGCTGAGATGACAAGAGAACGCTATGTAGAGATTCCAATGAGGACTGTTGCCTGAAGTTCAAACTGAACGAAAATTTCGGTACGCGTACACTACGCATTTTTCGTGATGCCGGGCATGATGTGGCAACAGTTCGAGAAGAGGAATTGCAAGGAAGTTCCGATCTGCGAATCTATGAGGC
The window above is part of the Candidatus Poribacteria bacterium genome. Proteins encoded here:
- a CDS encoding DUF433 domain-containing protein, whose product is ILEEYPQLTVDDIYAAIAYGAEMTRERYVEIPMRTVA